The segment CTCGCCAAGTCGATCGTCCAGTCGCCACGGCTCCTGGTCATCGACGAGTTCTCCCTGGGACTGGCGCCGGTCGTGGTCGGTGGCCTCCTCGACCTGGTCCGCCGGCTCAACGAGCGCGGCGCTGCCGTGCTGGTGGTCGAGCAGTCGGTCAACGTCGCGCTCTCGCTGGTGGACCGGGCCTACGTGATGGAGAAGGGCCGGATCGTGGCGGAGGACGCCGCGGCCGCGCTGCACGCCGACCCCGAGCGGGTGCACGCCCTGATGCTCGGGGGCCACGTGGGGGAGCGGCCATGACCCTCCTCCTGACGAACGGCCTGGTGGCGGTGGGCGGCTTCGACGTCGGTATCGACCGCGTGGTCATCGGGCTCTTCAGCGGCCTGACCTACGGGCTGCTCGCAGTCGGCCTGGTGCTGGTCTACCGCTCGAGCAGGTTCGTGAACTTCGCCTACGGCTCGATCGGCGCGTTCGGTGCCGCCATCCTGGCCCTGTTCGTGGGCGACTGGGGAGCGCCCTACTGGATCGGCTTCCCGGCGGCGATTCTCGTGGCGGCGGCCCTCTCCGGGGCTATCGAGGTGGGCGTCGTTCGCCGGCTCGCGGGCCGTCCGAGCCTGATCGGGATGATCGCGACGCTCGGTCTCTCGCAGTTCATCCTGATCAGCGCGCTGCTCATCAACAGCGACGGCGTCAGTGGCTTCACCTTCCCTCAGCCCTCCTACCTGCCGTCGTTCACCATGGGCCGGATGCCGGTGGGTCCGCCCTACATCGCGATGTTCGTCCTCGGGCCGCTCGTGCTGCTCGGCCTGGCCCGGTTCCTGCGGCACAGCCGGCACGGACTGGCGATCCGGGCTGCGGCGGACGACCCGGACGCCGCCTCCCTGGAAGGGATCCGGGCGCCCCGCATGGCGAGCCTGGCGTGGGCGATCGCGGGTGGCATCGCGGCGTTCTCGGCGATCCTGGTCACTCCGACCACGTCGGGACAGTCGATCGAGACGCTGGGCCCGGACCTGCTGCTCAAGGGCCTCGCCGGCGCGGTGATCGCGCGGATGTCCTCGATCCCGATCGCGGTCGGCGCCTCGCTCGGCGTGGGCGTGCTCGAGCAGGTCCTGCTCTCCAACCCCGACACCCGCGACCTGGTCCCCGTCGTCCTCGGCCTGGTGATCGTGGCCGCGCTCCTGCGCCAGCCGGAGCTCGGTCGGGCCGGGCAGGAACGGATCGGCTGGCGACGGATCGGGCCCTCGCCCCTTCCCGCGGCCTACGCTGACGTGCGGGCGATCCGCCTGACCCCGGTCGTGCTCGGCGCATCCTTGGCGCTCGTGGCCGTGTCCCTGGCCTATGTGGTCAGCAACGAGACCGCCTCGGTGCTCACCTCGGTCACCGGGTTCGCCCTCGTCGGTCTCAGCGTCGGGTTGATCACCGGGGTGGCGGGCCAGCTGTCGCTGGGTCAGTTCGCCTATGCCGGGATCGGGGGAGCCGTCTCGGTCCACCTGGCGACCCGCTCGGACAACTTCGTGGTCGGGGTGGTCGGCGGCGTCGTCGCTGCTGGGCTGGTCTCGGCCCTGGTCGGGATCCCTGCGCTGCGCCTCAAGGGCCTGGCCCTGGCGGTGTCGACGCTCGCCTTCGCGCTGGCGACGTCGGCGTGGGTGCTGCGCCTGGACCTGTTCCTGGGCGACGGGGTCTCACCGCCGAAGCCGACCTGGTTCGGCTACTCGCTGGAGCTCTCGCGCGACTACTACCTGTTCGCGCTGCTCATGCTCGCGCTGGGCCTCTGGGTCTCCGCCAACCTGTGGCGCAGCGGCTTCGGACGCTCGCTGCAGGCGCTGCGCGACAACGAGGACGCCGCGCGGGCTTTCACCGTCCCGAGCCGGCGCCGCAAGCTCCAGCTCTACTTCACCGCCGGTGCGCTGGCAGGTCTCGGCGGCGTCGTGATCGGTCACGGCCAGTCCCAGCTGACCGTCAACTCCTTCCCCGCCTCCGCCAGCATCGACGTCGTCGCCCTGACCGTGGTCGGTGGTCTCGGACTCGTCCTGGGACCGCTGGTCGGCTCGCTGCTGATCGTCGGACTGCCGTCGCTTGTGGCCCTCGGGCTCCCCGGCCAGGCGGCGCTCGCGGTGGGTTGGCTGGCCGTCGTCGTGCTGCTCCCCGACGGGCTCGGTGGGCTGGGCATCCGCGCCCGCGATCGCTGGTATGACCTGCTGGCGACCCGGGCAGGCATCGACCCGGCGTCGGCGCGCGCCGAGCTCGAGGACGCGCCCTCACCACTGCGCGCCACTGCGCGCCTCGAGGGACTCTTCGAGGAGCCGCCGGCGGTGGGGGCCGCGGGAGCTCCGCAGCTCGTCGTCCAGGGGCTCGCCAGGCGCTTCGGTGGCGTCGTCGCCGTCGACCAGGTCCACCTCGAGGTCGGCCGCGGCGAGATCCTGGGGATCATCGGGCCCAACGGTGCCGGCAAGACCACGTTGTTCGAGGTCATCGCAGGATTCACCGCGGCGGACGCCGGCCAGGTGCTCTTCGAGGGCGTCGACGTCACCAGATCCAGCCCGGAGAGCCGGGCGATGGCAGGCCTGGTGCGTTCGTTCCAGGACGCCGCGCTGTTCAGCACCCTCACGGTGCGCGAGACCGTGATGATCGCGGGTGAGCGCGTGGCGCCCAGCAACGTGCTCGCCTCGGCGCTCGGCACACGGCTGCCCGACCGGCGCAAGGCCGCGCAGGCTGACGAGCTGATCGAGCGGATGGGCCTGGGACCGTTCGAGGGCCGGACGATCGCGGAGCTGTCCACCGGGACCCGTCGCGTGGTCGAGCTGACCTGCCTGCTCGCCCTGGAGCCACGGGTGCTGCTCCTCGACGAGCCCTCGGCGGGGATCGCCCAGAGCGAGAGCGAGGCCCTGGGCAGCCTGCTGCTCGACATCCGGCGCGAGCTCGGCACGACCATGATCGTGATCGAGCACGACCTGCCCCTGCTGGCCCGGCTGTGCGACCGGATGGTGGCCATGAACCTGGGCCGCCTGGTCGCCTCCGGGACTCCCGACGAGGTCCGCGCGCACCCCGCCGTCGTCGAGTCCTACCTGGGGTCCTCCGCGGCTGCGAACGACCGCTCCGGCCCGCATCTGTCAAGTGTTCCCCGGACGGGGAGCGACACCATGACGCTCACAACGCCGTTGTGAGTCCTCCGCGATGACCGCACCACGCCCGAACCCGAGCAGTATGGAGACGAACACATGAAGAGACGGCTTCTCTCTGGCCTGGCAGTCGCGTTGTCCACGATCGGCTTCCTGGTCCTCACCGCCTCGCCGTCCTCGGCGGCCCCGCGGGTGACCACCACCCCGTCGGTGTCGGGCACCATCCAGGACGGCACCAAGGTCACCGTGAGCGTCTCCGGGTTCCCCGCGAACACCAAGCCCGTCGCAGTGGGTCAGTGCCGGGTGCCCTACGCCGGGCCGGCGGACTGCAACATCAGCGGCGGCGCGACGCTGCGCACCGCCGATGCCAGCGGCAAGATCGAGGACACCACCTTGACGCTCTCGGCGAAGTTCACGACAGGTTCGGGGGCCACCGTCGACTGCACCCAGGTCAAGTGCGTGATCGGAATCGGGCCGCTGCCCACCTCGAACCCGCCCGCGGTCGTCTCGGCCAACACCGTGAACATGCCGCTGGTCTTCGGTGCCGCCGGCGGTGGCACGGCGCCGGTCTCCAGCCCCAGCACGGCACCGGTCTCCAACCCCAGCACGGCACCGAGCACGACCCCGACCGCCGCCCCGACCAGCGCGCCGACGACATCGGGCGGCTCGGCCGCGCTTCCGCACACCGGACCGCTGGACGCCCTGCCGGTCGTGCTCATCGCAGGCAGCGCGCTGCTGCTGCTCGGGGCCGCGGTGCTGCTGCTCGTGCCCGGTCGACGCCGGATCGGGGGGCAGGCGTGATGCGCGCACCTCGACTCGGCTCGCTGGCGGTGCTGGTCGCGTTCGCCGCGGGGACGCTCGCTCCGGCCACCCTGCTGGCCACCCCGGCCGGCGCCGTCACCCCGCCGGGTGGCTGCTGGGTCTGGGGCGGCTCGGGTGCCGACCTGTACGAGATCTCCACGTCCTTGGCGCCCTGGACCGACCCGGACGTCGCACCGGCCGGGCCTGCCGACTACACGATGACGCTGTCGCCTGCCGCGCCCCGACCGGGCGAGAACGTCACCATCTCGCTGACCTTCAACAAGGGGCCGAAGAACGGGGGGCCGAAGGCCTCGGTCTCGGGCCGATTCGACTTCTCGGCCAACGGACAGACGGTCAGCGGCACGATGCCGGCCGTCGAGGTCAAGGGTGCCTCGATCATCCCCGGCTCGACCGTCACCGCGACGTTCCCCGCCGTGGCCGGTGCGAACACGGTGACCTTCGCCGGAGTCCAGTTCCGCGCAGCGGCTTTCGACATCAACATCGACTGCAACGGCCAGACGAGCGGGGTCAAGGGCGGCGACAACCCACGTACCAAGCCGCTGGCGACCAACGTCACGGCCAGCGTGACCGGGGCCGGTGAGCCCGTGGCTCCACAACCCACCCCGACCCCGACGGCAACCCCGAGCGCCACTCCGACGAAGTCGCCCAGCCCGTCGCCCACCAAGTCGCCGACGGCGTCACCCACGAAGTCACCGTCCGCCTCTCCCAACGCCCAGGCCAGCACCTCCGTGCCCGCGAAGGGCAAGGCCGAGTTCGCCTGCGTGCTCAACCCGCTCGGGTCGGACTTCAGCTACCCGGCGACGATCGCGGTCAGCGGCTTCCGTCCGAAGACGGGGGCACCGGTCCAGCTTCGGGCACAGATGTCCGACCTGCCGGGAATCGCCCCGCTGCCGATCGACGGCCGGATGGATGTCACCCTCGGGCTCGTCGCCGGCGGCAAGTCGATGAAGATGGCAGGCGGTGCCGACGTCAAGGCGCCGCCCAAGCAGCCAGTTCCCGTGCCGGCACTCGTCGGCACGGTCAGCTCGGACGCCGACGAGATGGAGATCGAGGTCAAGGAGTTCACCTTCGCGTTCAAGGCGCTCTCCATCGACGCCGACTGCAAGGCGTCCGGTGCCGGCCTCGGCAAGCTGACCGTCGGCAGCAAGGCGCCCGCGGACGGAGGCGGCGGCTCGACCGACGCGAGCTCGGGCGGGGGAGGCTCGGTCGACGCGAGCTCGAGCGGCGGAGGGTCGAGCGGCACAACGACGTCGTTGCCCCAGACCGGCGATCCCGCCTCGCTGCCGGTGCTGGGCCTCTGGGCCGGCGCGCTGGTCCTGTTCGGTGCCGCCGGACTGCTGCTGGTGCCCCGCGTGTCCTATCGCCGGCAGCACTGAGCTGCGACCCGGCCGGACCTGTCGCAGGTCCCCACGGACGGCGAGCCCCCCGCGTCACCTGTCGACGCGGGGGGCTCGCCTCGTGGGCGGAACGGTCTGCTCAGCGGGCCAGCGTCGGGTGCGGCTCGTACGACGTCACGGCCACGAAGCCCGCCTCCGCCAGCCGGTCGACCGAGACCGCGCAGGCGGGACCTGCGATCTCGTCGCGGTAGACCAGCGGCGGGAGGCCCTGGCTCAGCGAGATCGCGTCGAACAGCTCGGCGTTGGTGGGAGGAAGCTCCGGGTGGGTCAGGTTGTAGACGCCGGTGAGCCGATGCTCCACCGCGTGCACCACCGCCGCGGCCGCGTCCTGGACCGAGAGGCGGTAGAACAGCGCGTCGGCCCCGAACGGGACCGAGCCGC is part of the Nocardioides cavernae genome and harbors:
- a CDS encoding branched-chain amino acid ABC transporter permease/ATP-binding protein, which produces MTLLLTNGLVAVGGFDVGIDRVVIGLFSGLTYGLLAVGLVLVYRSSRFVNFAYGSIGAFGAAILALFVGDWGAPYWIGFPAAILVAAALSGAIEVGVVRRLAGRPSLIGMIATLGLSQFILISALLINSDGVSGFTFPQPSYLPSFTMGRMPVGPPYIAMFVLGPLVLLGLARFLRHSRHGLAIRAAADDPDAASLEGIRAPRMASLAWAIAGGIAAFSAILVTPTTSGQSIETLGPDLLLKGLAGAVIARMSSIPIAVGASLGVGVLEQVLLSNPDTRDLVPVVLGLVIVAALLRQPELGRAGQERIGWRRIGPSPLPAAYADVRAIRLTPVVLGASLALVAVSLAYVVSNETASVLTSVTGFALVGLSVGLITGVAGQLSLGQFAYAGIGGAVSVHLATRSDNFVVGVVGGVVAAGLVSALVGIPALRLKGLALAVSTLAFALATSAWVLRLDLFLGDGVSPPKPTWFGYSLELSRDYYLFALLMLALGLWVSANLWRSGFGRSLQALRDNEDAARAFTVPSRRRKLQLYFTAGALAGLGGVVIGHGQSQLTVNSFPASASIDVVALTVVGGLGLVLGPLVGSLLIVGLPSLVALGLPGQAALAVGWLAVVVLLPDGLGGLGIRARDRWYDLLATRAGIDPASARAELEDAPSPLRATARLEGLFEEPPAVGAAGAPQLVVQGLARRFGGVVAVDQVHLEVGRGEILGIIGPNGAGKTTLFEVIAGFTAADAGQVLFEGVDVTRSSPESRAMAGLVRSFQDAALFSTLTVRETVMIAGERVAPSNVLASALGTRLPDRRKAAQADELIERMGLGPFEGRTIAELSTGTRRVVELTCLLALEPRVLLLDEPSAGIAQSESEALGSLLLDIRRELGTTMIVIEHDLPLLARLCDRMVAMNLGRLVASGTPDEVRAHPAVVESYLGSSAAANDRSGPHLSSVPRTGSDTMTLTTPL
- a CDS encoding neocarzinostatin apoprotein domain-containing protein, with the protein product MKRRLLSGLAVALSTIGFLVLTASPSSAAPRVTTTPSVSGTIQDGTKVTVSVSGFPANTKPVAVGQCRVPYAGPADCNISGGATLRTADASGKIEDTTLTLSAKFTTGSGATVDCTQVKCVIGIGPLPTSNPPAVVSANTVNMPLVFGAAGGGTAPVSSPSTAPVSNPSTAPSTTPTAAPTSAPTTSGGSAALPHTGPLDALPVVLIAGSALLLLGAAVLLLVPGRRRIGGQA